Proteins co-encoded in one Candidatus Liberimonas magnetica genomic window:
- the cysE gene encoding serine O-acetyltransferase: protein MIKIIIEDIRTIFHRDPAARSFLEVIICYPGLHAIWSHRIAHFLWKLRFNLIARLISHINRHFTGIEIHPGATIGRRFFIDHGMGVVIGETTEIGNDVLLYQGVVLGGTSLEKKKRHPTLGNNVVIGAGAIVLGAITIGYNSRVGAGSVVLHDVPANATAVGVPARVGIGFSQEDLEKLEHGRLPDPIAEAMRFMMQEFEKLEQRLKILESKEGVKIQPDKNLEEKKKELEKEFEDWTKT from the coding sequence ATGATAAAAATTATAATTGAAGATATTAGAACTATATTTCACCGCGATCCGGCGGCCAGATCCTTTTTAGAAGTAATCATCTGCTACCCTGGCCTTCATGCTATTTGGTCACATAGGATAGCCCATTTCCTCTGGAAACTACGGTTCAACCTTATAGCAAGGCTCATATCCCATATAAACCGGCATTTTACCGGTATAGAAATCCATCCAGGCGCTACGATAGGGAGAAGGTTTTTCATTGACCACGGGATGGGAGTTGTAATAGGCGAGACCACGGAAATAGGCAATGATGTCCTTTTATACCAGGGAGTAGTACTCGGCGGTACATCCTTGGAGAAAAAAAAGAGGCATCCTACTTTAGGAAATAACGTTGTTATAGGCGCAGGAGCTATAGTTCTAGGTGCGATAACTATAGGCTACAATTCAAGGGTCGGGGCAGGCTCAGTCGTGCTTCATGACGTCCCTGCAAATGCAACAGCGGTAGGCGTGCCGGCACGCGTAGGAATCGGATTTTCACAGGAAGACCTTGAAAAACTCGAACACGGCAGACTTCCGGACCCGATAGCCGAAGCAATGCGCTTTATGATGCAGGAATTTGAGAAACTGGAACAAAGGCTTAAAATATTAGAATCCAAAGAAGGCGTTAAAATACAACCCGACAAAAACCTTGAAGAAAAGAAAAAAGAACTGGAAAAAGAATTTGAAGACTGGACAAAAACATAA